The window CTGCGTCGCGGATGCGGCGGTAGCCGTCGATATTCTCCGGCGCGATCGGATCTTCCACCCACATCAGCTCATAGGGTTCGAGCGCCCGCACCAGCCGGCAGGCATCCGCTGGCGTCAGCCAAGGCGGCCCATGCAGGTCGATGGCAATATCCATGTCGTCGCCGACGGCATCGCGGAGCGCCGCAACCTTGCGGACCGGGTCGGCGACCCCGCCGCATTTGATCGCCTTGATGCCGCGTTCCTTGAGGGCCAGCGCACGCTCGGGCGTATTGGCATGCGAATAGATCGGAATGCGGTCGCGCACCTTGCCGCCGAGCAGCATCCAGACAGGCACGCCGAGCGCCTTGCCCTTGATGTCCCAGAGCGCCATATCGATGCCGGTCATTGCACCGCCTCCGACCGTCCCGAGCATGCCATGGCCCATCATGGCGATATGCATCTTCTGCCACAGCCGTTCGATATGAGCCGGATCTTCACCGATGAGGAGAGGTGTAAGATCATGGATCGCCGTCTCGACGACACGCGGCCAGCCCGAGCACTCGCCGATGCCGGTGATGCCCTCATCGGTATCGATCTTCAGAAAGAGCCAGTTCCGGGTGCCTCCGAACTGCTTAGAGGTAGCGCCGCCGGGACGGTGATCGGAGGCCCAGTTCGACGGGTCGGGCTGACCGACTTGCATGAGAAATGTGCGGATTCCGGTGATTTTCATCTCTGAGAACTTCCATTCTTCCGATTGCCGGGCCCGAGAACATCGGGCGCGACGTAACGGAAGCGTCTGGAATGATCGCGGTCGCGCGGGTCGGGGCGCGGGATCGCCGATATCAGCGCCTGGGTGTAGGCGTGCTCGGGTGTGCGGCAGACCTGTTCCGCCTCGCCGATCTCGACGAGCTGGCCCTTGTACATGACGCCGACACGGTCGCACATGTAGCGGATGACGCCGATATCATGGCTAATGAAGATATAGGCGAGGCCAAGCTCGTCCTGCAGGCGCATCAGCAGGTCGAGGACCTGCGAACGCACCGAGACATCGAGCGCTGAGGTTGCCTCGTCGGCGACGATGACGCGCGGATTGAGCGTGATGGCGCGGGCAATGCCGATGCGCTGGCGCTGACCGCCGGAGAATGCGTGCGGGTATCGTTCGCGCGCCCTCGGATCGAGGCCCACCTGCTCCATGAGGTGGCAGACCCTTTCATCCAGCGCCCGCCCTTTGGCGACGCCGTTGACGAGCAGCGGCTCGCCGATGATCTGCGAGACGGTCATGCGCGGGTTGAGCGAGCCGAAAGGATCCTGAAACACCATGCGCAATTCGCGGCGCGCCTCGGCCAGGGTCTGGCCTTTTGCCGTAGCCAGATCGATGATGCCGCCGTCGGCGCGGCGATAGAGGATTTCGCCTGCTGTCGGATCGAGCAGCCGCATGATCGAGCGGCCCATGGTCGTCTTGCCGGACCCGCTCTCGCCGACGATGCCAAGCGTTTCGCCCGGCAACAGCGAGATGGAGACATCGTTCAGAGCCTTCACCTCGCCGAAATCCATCGACACGTTGCGCAGTTCGAGGATCGGCGCTTTCGTCCTGTCGAGCGGCGGGCGCGCCAGGCGGATTTCGGCCTTTTGCTCCAGCTTCAGGACCGAGCCGATCAGCATGCGGGTATAGTCGTCCTGCGGCGCATGAAAGATCTGCTCGACC is drawn from Rhizobium sp. N324 and contains these coding sequences:
- a CDS encoding ABC transporter ATP-binding protein, giving the protein MTDIVPIAARPLLEVKNLTVEFPLRTGVFRAVSDLSFSIEPGKTLCVVGESGSGKSVTARSILQIVDAPGRIAAGSIVLNDQNGGSTDLTSLNPRGRQIRAIRGRDIAMIFQEPMSSLSPIHTVGNQIVEALRLHTRMSKAEARAEAISLLKQVEIPSPEKALDRYAFQYSGGMRQRAMIAMALACKPQLLIADEPTTALDVTTQAEILDLIARLQKVNGMAVLFITHDMGVVAQIADDVLVMHNGVAKEYGPVEQIFHAPQDDYTRMLIGSVLKLEQKAEIRLARPPLDRTKAPILELRNVSMDFGEVKALNDVSISLLPGETLGIVGESGSGKTTMGRSIMRLLDPTAGEILYRRADGGIIDLATAKGQTLAEARRELRMVFQDPFGSLNPRMTVSQIIGEPLLVNGVAKGRALDERVCHLMEQVGLDPRARERYPHAFSGGQRQRIGIARAITLNPRVIVADEATSALDVSVRSQVLDLLMRLQDELGLAYIFISHDIGVIRYMCDRVGVMYKGQLVEIGEAEQVCRTPEHAYTQALISAIPRPDPRDRDHSRRFRYVAPDVLGPGNRKNGSSQR
- a CDS encoding mandelate racemase/muconate lactonizing enzyme family protein, which produces MKITGIRTFLMQVGQPDPSNWASDHRPGGATSKQFGGTRNWLFLKIDTDEGITGIGECSGWPRVVETAIHDLTPLLIGEDPAHIERLWQKMHIAMMGHGMLGTVGGGAMTGIDMALWDIKGKALGVPVWMLLGGKVRDRIPIYSHANTPERALALKERGIKAIKCGGVADPVRKVAALRDAVGDDMDIAIDLHGPPWLTPADACRLVRALEPYELMWVEDPIAPENIDGYRRIRDAAHVPLAAGERSATIFGERELIEKELVDVIQPDTGRAGGITQMKKIAAMAEAHHIQMAPHSGSLGPVAEYAALHLLAAIPNGLILERLDDDWDGRRQTIVPHPQQVDGLIAVPDGPGLGCDIDEEFVARFPSAGNVSVPQAAGAYNPGTDNEHVYVQTRVARRSYFNR